TCTCTTTGAGGAGAAAAAGAGACCGCGAGAAGAATTTGATGCCTTTTTTCTATGCGGGTAGGTTCGCTTTCCTACGCAAAGCGTGTAGAGAAAACATAAAACTGGAGGATGGGATTCGTTAAATTTTCAATGATCTTGCTAGCTGTATGTAGGCGTATGTAGGCCAGCGTGTGGAAGCAATTTTCTAGGCATATCGAACACAGCAGCGACATTTCACTTGCTCTGCCTTCTGGCAATGAACTCGCTCGTAAAAAAAAATGCTAGTTCGTTACGCTTATACTACTTAGTTATAATAACACCTTATATTGACGGAGGCAGTAGCATGAATTGACTCATGGCAGGGGTTAAGATCTCGTCAATTTTTTTTGTCATGCTAACTTTGTCTCAACGCGCGGGCGCACACAACACACATGATCATTAGCAGACGCATGCACAGTGCACTCGCTCACAGCGACGCATGCGGCCTACTGATAAATTCAGATTTCAGACTGGACACATGCATTGTCCCATTGTTCGTTCCTAGTGCACTAATAttgttagagcatctacagccaggCGCTCTATATCCGTCTCATATATCCGGGCAGGCCGTCCGGTCATTGACCTGTCACAAAATATCGACCCAACCAGAGCTTTTAAACGGGCCTCAAACACCGGACTGACTGGCACCGTTTATATCCGTCCTAAATGTAGGACGGATATGAGGCGGCCCGGGCAAGCCCGGACGCGTCCGCCTGGCAAGCCCGACTCACCACCGACCCCACAGATGTCCCACAAAAAACCCCGTCGGGCTCATCGCTCGGAAACCCTAGCTCACTCactttcccctctctctctccgtccTCTCCTCTCCCCGCACCGATTCCAATCGAATCCGGCTCAATGTCGAGCTCCGGCAGCCGCTCCAACGAAGAGCTGGATCCGGAGTATGAGCTAGCCCTCCGCGTCGCCTTGGAGCGGTCCAAGGTGGAGACCGGGGGCAACTCTGGATCTGCAGCCTCGGCGCAGCTCGGACGCCGGCGCTGGCCCCTCCCGGCCCCGGGGCAGCTCCACAGGCGGCCTGCGCAATCCGTGCCTCCCCTACGTTGTCGCCTGGCCCCGCCGGCTGCCGCTCCCCCTCGTGGGCAGCCGTGGGTGCTTGTGCCCGCCCCGCCGGCCTGGATGCCCACGCCGGAGTTGGAAGCGCGCGCCGCCCGCCTCGAGAGGCAGCGGGCAAGGGAGAGGGACGCTGCGGAGAGCTCTGTCCGCCGCCTCCGTGGGTTACCGGCGGAGCCCGGCGAGGACGAGCGGCTCCTCGCATGGGTCTACCGCCTGTTGCTTACGACGGTGGAGATAGATGCTCGGCGGCTCCTCCGGAAGAATGCGAAGGCCCTTCGGCTTGCCATCGAGCAGTCCGAGCGGGAGGCGAAGGAGAAGGCGGCGGAGGCGGCTCGGCTGGCCAAGCTCAGGCGCCAGCAGGACCAGGCCGTCCAGCGCctcgtcatcatctcctcctcGTCCGACGGCGACGGCTCCTCGTCCGACAAAGCAGATGATCCTCCACCAGCCACCGACGACTACAGCTACGCCGACAACCAGAAGGGGAAAGGGCCGTCCCGGAAGTGGTGAAGTTCAATTTCATTTCAAGTTTTAGATGTAGTATAAATTTGTCCGTCGTTTATGTGAACTTTGGTGAACTATTGTGCTGTCCTATGTCTGATTCTATGTCCGGTCAGTTGATCTACGTAGTTTGATCGACATTGCATGATTTAGTATGGATATAGGGGTTCGGATATGAGATACAGGCATGTGGACAACGCGATTTGAGGGGTGCCCGGTCAGTGCCCGTGGACGCGCCCGGACGCAtccgcgggcgtttgaggggccggatttgccaaatccgactgtagatgctcttagtaCATGGAAAATCATAACGGAACTGGTTCCTTTTCCAGTTGTCGTTGATGGTAATAACATTCTCGATATATTTTTTGCGAAAATATCagacctattatgaagattcaCCCGTAGTACAAAACACcccaaacataataaaaattacatcgaggTCTATGGACAACCGAACAACCATTGCCGCCGCCAGAACAACCGTTGACGCCGCTGTCGCCCCTCTCATACCGGAGCTGGCTTGACCTTATCGATGACAGCGTGGAAGTCTTCGTGCACGTGCCCCTAAGGACCAACGTTTGGGAGCCGCAGTCGTCGCCATTGAATCCTTGAATCGCTCTGAAGAACATGACAGCAAATCTCGTTGTTGCGTACGCACGACGAGAAACCCTAACTTCGCCGCTCCGAGGAGCTGGCAAGAATCTACGCCTGAGCTCCGTCTAATCCGTACCGACGAACGAATTTAAGGAGGATCGGAGTCCGGAAGACTGACTCGAAGAAGAAGCGCCGCCCTTGCGAGAACCAAAACCCTACCTATCTAAGTCGAGGCACCAGGAATACCCTCCCCCGCCACCGGCCGCCGGAGCGGCAGACGGAGGGGAGGCGAATCCACGGGCTCGCCGGTGAAGATCGAAGGGAAGAAAACTTCCCTTAGTTGCCTTGCGAGAGGGGAAAGAATACTATATGCGTACGCACCAACTGAGGTAATTAATGGTTTTGCCAACTCAGGTCCCTAATTTTCTTTTCTGGCGTCGGTCGATTTCAGACCAAAGCTAAAGGCGGGGACGACACGAGGAACAACAGCAATGAGCGTCGGCCACGGCGAGGCCGATCCAGTACCTCGCCGGAGATGGGGATGGGGGCTGCAAGCGGGAGAGAGCTGTGACATTGTTCTAGGGCGAATGCGAGGAAGCAGGTTGATGGGTGCAGGTTTGGGTGCCGCTCGCCGGAAAATTGGAAAGTTTGGTAGTTGCGGCCATGGCGGTATTTGCTTGTATGCGTCTCATCTTTGTATCGTTATTATTATGAAAATACAAGTAATGCATGTCTATTGGTGTACATCTTCAAATTTtttttttattgcatgcatcACTTTATTATTCCAAATACAGAACATTATAACAACATTGCTTTGCAGTCACACATGTACTACCCCATATACACAAAGAATTCCGTAGCTCGGAGAGAATTGAACAAAGAAATAACCAAAGAGAAAACCACAATTAAGAAAAAAGCGCAGTGAAAGAATTGCCAAATTTTACAATAACATGAACTCGCTTGCAGGTTAGAGCAAAGAATGAATCGAGACTGAGTAATCTTTCACCATGCATGCACACGTACGTGCGCAGCTGTACCACTCCACTCAGTACTAGTTGATTGCGCGGCAGTTCTTCCTGATCTGGCCCTGGTAGCCGGACTTGACCTCGATGCCGGCCATCTTCACCATGGCCTTCTCGAACCTGTCCTCCCACCACCCGGGGATGTTGGCGTTGTCCACCACCATTCTCGCCGTCTCCTCCGACGTCATGAGCGCCGCGTCGGAGGTGAAGAGCACCGTGTGCGACAACACGTTCTTGTAGTACTGCCTGTCCAGCTTGTTGGGCGTCACCACGTCCTGCATCACCGTCGGGTCGTTGCCGCCCGGGGTCGCGTCGGCCGGGCACTGCCTCCTCAGGAACGCGGCGAGGCCGCCGTTGATGTCGGAGGGGGCGTTGAGGCGGTCGGGGACGAAGGAGGAGCAGTGGGAGCGCCCGATGGTGTGCGCGCCGGAGAGGATGACCAGGTCCTCCGTGTTGAGGCCCTTGACGACGAAGCTAGCGACGAGTTCGCTGAGGTTGGACGCCGGTGGGACCAGGAACTTGAGCGGCCCGGAGGCGTTGGAGAAGGTGCCGTCACGGCGGCCGGACGGCATTTCGAAGTTTACCTTGCCCCTGCTGAGGATGCAGGACGCGTCACGGGCCGCGAAGGCGATGATGTCTGCGCAGGAGACGACGCCCGGGCAGGCCGCCTCGACGGCGTCCTTGATCGCGTCAATCAGCTCGAAGCCGCGCAGGGAAGGGTCGTTCGGCGGGCTGAGCTTCTCCGGTGTCGGGCTGAACGGGGTCGGGTCGAGGAGGACGGACGCATCACATCCCTAATCAACAACTCAACGAAATTAATCAAGCCTGGCTAATCAGTTGTACATAGATGTTTGCAAGTTCGTTTATAAGTTTCTTGCAGTACCTCGACGAAGCAGTCGTGGAAGAGCATGCGGATCATGGCGGCGCCATTGCCGGGGTTCTTGGAGATGGCCTTCTCCATGACGCCCTTGACAACGGCCTCCGCCTGGGGGCACTTGTCGTGGTAGAACCCGATCTGCAGTGGCCAGAATGGGCTGGCCTGGCACCCCACAGCGAGGAGCAGCAATGCACAAACCATCAGATTTGCAGGAATAGCCGCCATTTTTTCGAAGCTAGCTTGCTAGCTCGACTAAGATTAATTGGACGGGAAGAGAGAAGCGTGAAGTGGTCGATCGGTGGAGAATGCGTGTTGCCATAGCTCGAGCATATGAAGCTACTTATATACCAGGCATTCAAAGACCTAGCCTTGGCCGAGAATGCATCTGTGTTGCCGCGTGCTTAAAATTAACAATGATTATTTTGGCTTCGTTGGAACGTTACTATACACCGGTAGTTGCCACCAATCTTAAGCGTCATTGAATTCGGCCACTGTACTCTTTTTCTTCCCAGTGGCTCCGAAAATTAATCAAAGAGCGTTGGTAATGATATGATACAGAAATAATGGTAACAAACATTAGCCTGATGGTTACATGCAGTTGACTCGACTGATATGTGAACCGGTCATGTACATAAGCTGGAGAGCAATAGCTAGATCGAGCAGCTGATTGGTGTGACCAGCTCCGTGTCTCTTTCCTTCCGGTTCTGCATACGATATGATCCGCCAGTGGCAGATGGGGACGCTTGTTTTTCCGGTTGTTGAGAGGCGAGGTTAATTAAGAACGTTTCTGTTGTGCTTCGTCTCCTTCAAATCTGTTGAGGCTTCTAGCTAGAACTCGAATAAATATACAtgcatgcagtgcgagaaattccTGGTGAGGCCAGTTTGTTTAGGGGCACGCGGGAGTCAACTAATACTAATTCCATGGTAGGAGCGCATCCTCAAACATGAGGTCAATAGCAAAGTTTCTCACCACCCACAATCTTGGGGACAAGACAAGTAGACACACACTTGAACAAGAACTCATACTTGCGCTTCAGGCCAGAGGCGGTGTTGGGAGTTCCACCAACGGAAACCCTACCACCAATGAAGCGAGGCCCTTATCATTCTGCTGCCGAAAAAGCCCGACGCGGCTACTCTCTTCGACTATCGCCCAATTAGCCTTATCCATCTTGTGGCCAAGCTCTTCGCCAAGGTCCTTTCGCTTCGCCTTGCTCCACGGCTTGGAGAACTTGTTTCCGCCAACCAAAGCGCCTTCATAGCCGGGAGAAGTGTCCATGACAACTTCCTTCTCATCCAACAAACGGCACGTCATCTACACCAACTCAAACAGCCTCGCGTCCTCCTCAAGCTTGATATTGCTCGGGCGTTCGACTCTGTCTCCTGGCCCTTCCTTATCCAGGTTCTCCAACACTTAGGCTTCGGCCAACGGTGGCGCGAGTGGgggcaaaatttcgtgttttgacccttttctgAAAGTTAATCAAGATCTGACCCTAGTTTATAAAAATTTCGGGATCCGACCCTTTTGCTACCGTCAGGGTCCATGGCGGTAGGGTGTAACAGCCTACCGCCAGGGACCTTGGCGGTAGGAAACATCCCTACCGCCAAACAGGCTGGCGGTAGGCTGTACAACCCTACCGCCAAGGTGCCTGGCGGTAGGTGCGAGCATGCACTATGTTTCATACTTAGGAAATATTTTCGGTAGGGTGTGCAACCCTACCGCCAGGGATCTTGGCGGTAGGCTGTTATACCCTGCAGCCATGGACTCTGGCGGTAAGAAAAGGGTTAGATCCTGAAATTTTTGCAAGGTAGGGTCAAATCTCGATCAAGTATTgaaaaagggtcaaaacacgaaatttagCCGCGAGTGGGTATCCATCCTTATATCCACAGCTTCTACGCGTGTCTTGATCAACGGCACCCCAGGCCCGCCTATTGCCCATTGCAAAGGCCTTCGGCAGGGAGATCCTATATCCCCGATGCTTTTCGTCTTGGTGATTGATGCCCTGAACTCCCTGCTCCAGCACGCCAAGGTGTCCGGCGTCCTCAAAAGGCTCACTCACCGCCACACTGCCTCCATCTCtctctttgcggatgatgtgtttatcttcTGCCACCCCGATACCTCCAAGCTCACCACAGTCAGCAGGCTCCTGGACCTCTTTGGGGATGTCTCCGGCCTTCAGACAAACTTCGGCAAATGCCTGGCCGTACCTATCCAGTGTACTACCCCCGTTGTGGACTCCATTGGCACGGTGCTGGGATGCCCAACTGCATCCTTCCCTGTTCACTACTTAggcctccctctctcccttcGGAAGGTCCCCCTCCCACCTGATGCCCCTCATCGACAAGCTACTACGCAAGCTCGCCACTTGGAAGGCCGCGCTTCTCTCATGCGACGAACGCCTGGCCCTGATCCGGCAGGTGTTGTCTGCTATGCCCGTGCATATCCTCCTCGCCATGGCGCTCTCTCCACCAATCCTCAAGAAGGCCAATCGAATCATCAGAGATTTTCTTTGG
The Aegilops tauschii subsp. strangulata cultivar AL8/78 chromosome 3, Aet v6.0, whole genome shotgun sequence genome window above contains:
- the LOC109783227 gene encoding peroxidase 2 produces the protein MAAIPANLMVCALLLLAVGCQASPFWPLQIGFYHDKCPQAEAVVKGVMEKAISKNPGNGAAMIRMLFHDCFVEGCDASVLLDPTPFSPTPEKLSPPNDPSLRGFELIDAIKDAVEAACPGVVSCADIIAFAARDASCILSRGKVNFEMPSGRRDGTFSNASGPLKFLVPPASNLSELVASFVVKGLNTEDLVILSGAHTIGRSHCSSFVPDRLNAPSDINGGLAAFLRRQCPADATPGGNDPTVMQDVVTPNKLDRQYYKNVLSHTVLFTSDAALMTSEETARMVVDNANIPGWWEDRFEKAMVKMAGIEVKSGYQGQIRKNCRAIN